The Candidatus Stygibacter australis genome has a window encoding:
- the pheS gene encoding phenylalanine--tRNA ligase subunit alpha yields MKEELQKQISKAKKAIEESLRQHDLMQLKSQYLGKKSELNAFMKRLKELPAEERPAFGKIVNDAKQQLEEMINNRLLKLKENEYAATLQAEHQDLTMPGKRHVSGALHPITQTWREIEDLFIRLGFQVADGPDIEDEYHNFDALNTPADHPARDLSDTFYIEGDVLLRTHTSPVQIRTMEKFKPPIKIICPGRTYRNDNDATHSPCFHQVEALVVDEGINIADLRDMLNYFAQQLFGPEIAVRIRPHFFPFTEPSAEMDMVCPKCLGTGCSLCKDTGWLELGGAGIVDPNVFEYVGIDSEKYTGYAFGLGIDRIAMLRYGITDMRMLFNNDLRFLSQFK; encoded by the coding sequence ATGAAAGAAGAATTACAGAAGCAGATATCTAAAGCCAAAAAGGCAATAGAAGAGTCCTTGCGTCAGCATGATCTGATGCAGTTGAAATCGCAGTATCTGGGTAAGAAAAGTGAATTGAATGCTTTTATGAAGCGTTTAAAGGAGCTACCTGCTGAAGAACGTCCAGCTTTTGGCAAGATAGTGAATGATGCTAAGCAGCAGCTTGAAGAAATGATCAATAACCGTTTATTGAAACTGAAAGAAAACGAGTATGCAGCAACACTACAGGCAGAGCATCAGGATCTAACGATGCCGGGCAAACGACATGTAAGCGGAGCTCTTCATCCGATCACCCAAACCTGGCGAGAAATAGAAGACCTTTTCATCCGTTTGGGTTTTCAAGTTGCTGATGGACCTGATATTGAAGATGAATATCACAATTTTGATGCCTTGAACACACCAGCAGATCATCCAGCTCGAGATCTTTCTGACACCTTTTATATAGAAGGTGACGTACTTTTACGGACACATACATCTCCAGTTCAAATAAGAACAATGGAGAAATTTAAACCACCTATTAAGATAATATGCCCTGGCAGGACATATCGAAATGATAATGATGCCACTCATTCACCTTGTTTTCATCAGGTAGAAGCACTAGTTGTGGATGAAGGAATCAATATAGCAGATTTGCGTGATATGCTTAATTATTTTGCACAGCAGCTATTTGGTCCAGAAATAGCAGTACGAATCCGACCGCACTTTTTCCCCTTCACTGAACCAAGTGCAGAGATGGACATGGTGTGCCCGAAGTGCCTGGGCACTGGATGCAGTTTGTGTAAAGATACAGGCTGGCTGGAGCTGGGTGGAGCAGGAATAGTAGATCCCAACGTATTTGAATATGTGGGAATCGATAGCGAGAAATATACTGGATATGCTTTTGGATTAGGTATAGACCGGATAGCAATGCTTCGTTATGGAATCACTGATATGAGAATGTTATTCAACAATGATCTCAGATTTTTGAGCCAATTTAAATAG
- the rplT gene encoding 50S ribosomal protein L20: MPRSMNNVAAHKRKKKYLKLARGYRGGRSKLYKTARQAVEKGWLYAYRDRKAKKREFRRLWIIRINAGAHLHNMSYSQLIHGLKLAEVEIDRKALAFLAFNEPDAFTKLCEEAKSKLN; encoded by the coding sequence ATGCCACGTTCAATGAATAATGTAGCCGCACATAAAAGAAAGAAAAAATATTTGAAATTAGCCCGTGGATATCGGGGTGGAAGAAGTAAATTATACAAAACAGCACGTCAGGCAGTAGAGAAGGGATGGCTATATGCATACCGTGATCGCAAAGCCAAGAAACGTGAATTTCGCAGACTTTGGATAATCAGAATCAATGCTGGAGCACATTTACACAATATGTCTTATAGCCAGTTAATCCACGGATTAAAGCTTGCAGAAGTAGAGATAGATCGTAAAGCATTGGCATTTTTGGCATTTAACGAGCCGGATGCCTTTACCAAACTTTGCGAAGAAGCAAAATCAAAACTGAATTAG
- the rpmI gene encoding 50S ribosomal protein L35, with product MPKLKTRRCVAKRFKKTGTGKLKRSHAFAGHFFTKKSATRKRNLRHSDLVSSSDASRMKKMLGM from the coding sequence ATGCCGAAACTGAAAACAAGAAGATGTGTCGCTAAGCGATTTAAGAAAACCGGAACGGGTAAATTGAAGCGTTCCCATGCCTTTGCTGGTCACTTTTTTACCAAAAAGAGTGCTACTCGCAAAAGAAATTTACGCCATTCTGATCTGGTATCTAGCAGTGATGCAAGCAGAATGAAAAAAATGTTAGGAATGTAA
- the infC gene encoding translation initiation factor IF-3, translated as MKHPFFLLWNKEDIISIRIRRGKAKLKPTVPKERVNRGIKADPIRLIDANGDQVGVVSLTEGLQKARESELDLVEISPNADPPVCRILDFGSYHYQKERKLRESRKKQHIVQVKEVKFGPNTEEHDYNFKKNNALKFLRQHNKVKFTVRFRGRQLAHKELGFEVLSRLEKDLADFMEIDSKPQSEGRQIFMVVSPKRDIDKICEAKSMTALTSDQENDKEQE; from the coding sequence ATGAAGCATCCGTTTTTTTTATTATGGAACAAGGAGGACATTATTTCCATACGCATAAGAAGAGGTAAGGCGAAATTAAAGCCAACCGTCCCTAAAGAGCGGGTAAACCGCGGTATTAAAGCTGACCCGATAAGACTGATAGACGCCAATGGTGATCAGGTAGGTGTAGTATCACTAACAGAGGGTCTTCAGAAAGCAAGAGAGAGTGAATTAGACTTAGTGGAGATTTCACCTAATGCTGATCCACCAGTCTGCAGGATTCTTGATTTTGGTTCATATCATTATCAGAAAGAGCGTAAATTGCGTGAAAGCAGGAAGAAACAGCATATCGTACAGGTGAAAGAAGTAAAATTCGGGCCTAATACAGAGGAGCACGATTACAATTTCAAAAAGAACAATGCTCTGAAATTTTTAAGGCAGCATAACAAAGTGAAATTCACTGTCCGTTTCCGAGGAAGGCAATTAGCCCATAAAGAATTAGGATTTGAAGTATTATCTCGTCTTGAGAAAGATCTGGCAGATTTTATGGAAATCGACTCAAAACCACAAAGTGAGGGTCGTCAAATCTTTATGGTAGTATCTCCCAAGCGTGATATAGATAAGATTTGCGAGGCGAAGTCAATGACAGCGTTAACGTCTGATCAGGAAAACGATAAAGAACAAGAATAA